AGCATTGGTTGACGAACTGGTCGAACAGCAGGACGAAGCGGGAATCGTCCCCGTCATTGCGCGGATCGAATCAATCAAGAAAAAGGGAGACATCTTTCTGCTGAATCGCCCGGAGGCAGACCCCTTGAAGGCAAGAGCCGTTCTAATTGCGATTGGCCGTAGCGGTAATCACAGAAAAATGAATGTTCCGGGAGAGGAGAAAGACAAGGTCTTCAACCGCCTTCATGATCCCAAGGAATACTGCGAGCAGGAGGTCCTGATTGTTGGAGGGGGAGACAGCGCGGTTGAGGCGGCGATAGCCCTCACCGTATGTGGATCAAACGTCACCCTCAGTTATCGGAAGGAATCTCTCACGCGTCCCAAACCTGAAAACTTGGAGAAGATCTATGCCCTCGTGGCAAATCCGGACGCCGACGTTGGTGTGGACGAGCCAGGATCGGAGCGAGTGACCACTTCGGCCGCACGATGGATGCGGGGAGCGAACCCCGCTGGAAAGCTAACCCTTAGACTCAACACAGAACCCACCGAGATCCGCGATGATTCTGTCGTTTTGAAAGACCGTGCCAGTGGAGACGAGGAAGCAGTCGCGAACGACGTCGTATTTTCGATGATCGGAAGAGAGCCGCCTCTCGACTTCTTTCGCCGCTCAGGGCTGAAAGTGTTTGGGGACCGGGGAGTTAAGTTCTGGCTCGGCCTGGTAGGTGTCCTCGCCTTCATGGCGTTTTTGTATCACCTCAAGGCCTACAAAACCTTTTTAGGGTTGGACAACACGAACCTTTGGCAAATTTTCTCCTCGAAAAATTGGTTTCCGTTCAACATTCCGAAGTTGGGTCAGGAAGGTGGGGCACTCCACACGATCTTGCATGCCGCCTCGACGGATCCTGGCTTCCTCTTTGCCTTCACCTACACCGCCATCATAGTCATTTTCGGAGTCCGGCGGATCCGTCGGCGAAAAACTCCTTACGTCACCTGGCAAACCCTGACTCTTATGGCGATTCAGGTCGTCCCGCTCTTCCTCCTACCCTACGTCCTGTTCCCCATCCTCTACCAGCAAGGCGTTTTCACGAGCGGAGGAGTTGGCGAGTGGTTTGGAATGACCTTCCTTTCCGACGGCCAGGGTGGAGAACCGAACCAGTTCTGGCGCGCCTTCGGATTCATCCTCGCTTGGCCTCTATTCATTTACAACATCTTCACGGAGGCCCCGATTTGGGGCTGGATCATCCTCGGCTTCATTCAGACTTTTGTCATCATTCCGCTGATTATCCGCCGCTGGGGGAAAGGAGCTTATTGCGGTTGGATTTGTTCCTGCGGTGCGATGGCAGAAACCCTTGGTGACAAGCACCGCCATAAAATGCCCCACGGGCCGAAGTGGAACAAAGTCAACATGGTAGGCCAGGTGATTCTGGCGATCGCATTTCTCCTGCTCATTCTGAGGATTATTGGGTGGGCGACGCCTTGGGACGGATTCGATAAGGCAGTCACTGGATTCATCGATAAAAACGAGCTGTTGAGTTACAAGGTTCTCGTTGATCTCTGGCTAGCGGGCGCGATCGGATATGGTCTGTATTTTCACTTCTCTGGCAGAGTTTGGTGTCGATTCGCTTGCCCGCTGGCAGCACTCATGCACATCTACGCCCGCTTCAGTAAATTCCGCATCTTTGCAGAGAAGAAAAAGTGCATCTCCTGCAACGTTTGCACGTCGGTTTGCCACCAAGGAATTGACATCATGAATTTCGCGAACAAGGGCATCCCTATGGAAGATCCTGAATGTGTTCGCTGTTCCGCCTGCGTCCAGTCCTGTCCGACCGGAGTTCTCACCTTCGGCCACTATGATAAGGAAATGAAACCCGTTTACGACCTCCTCTCTGCGAGCCCGGTGCGCATGCGGGAGGATTGATCAGAGAGAAAGACGCTCATATAGAATCACTTCCAATGATTGCATTTATCGTAGGTTCAGGCTTCTACGAATTGGAGGGATTCTCACCGGTCGAGACGGTCACGCGGTTTGGGAATGTGAGATACCTGACGGGGAAAATCGCAGAAAACCCGGTTTTATTGCTCCCTCGCCACGGAAGCGGCCATACCTACCTACCCCATCAAATCAATCACCGCGCAAACCTTCTCGCTCTCAAGGAAGCAGGAGCTGAAAGGGTGGTTTCGTGTTCGGTCTGTGGAGTGATCAACCCAGATTGGTCACTCGGTGCCCCCCTGGTCGCGAAAGAACTTTTCTTCCCCGAAAACCGGCTCGGCGATGGCACGACATGCACAGTTTTTCAGGAACCAGCTGAGCCCGGTAGAGGTCATCTCCTTGCGGGATCTTTTTTTCATTCATCCCTCTCCTCGCAAATCGAAAGTCATTTCAAAAAGTCGCACTCCAATTGCCATATCGGGTCCTATGCCCACGCGAATGGTCCGCGCTTCAACTCAAAAGCGGAGATCAAAGCTCTACGGGTTGCCGGAGCCGACTTCCTCTCGCAAACCTGTGGTCCCGAGGCCGTCCTAGCAAATGAACTCGAGTTACCTTATGCCCTCGCCGGATTCTCGGTGGACTATGCAAACGGCGTCCAATTGGATCCCACCCCAGTCGAGACTCTTCAGGCGAACCTGAAGCGAGCGAAAGATGCGTTTGTAGACTTGATTCAGACTCTCTCCTCTCAGCCACAGGACTACACTTTCGAAAACTTTGTCTACCGCTTCGACTAGAACCCAGCGTCCGTCCATCCTCGCCTTTCTCAAGGCGCCAGTTGCCGGAACCGTCAAAACCAGACTGGCCAAGGAGATCGGGAACGAGAAAGCCCTCGAAGCCTACCGGTGGCTCGTGGAGCGCCAGCTGTCCGACCTTCCCAGGGATTGGAACCTCGAGATTCACTATGCACCGTCCAATTCCCTTCAGCTTATGCGGGAATGGTTGGGCTCCGAACGTTTCTACATCCCCCAGTGCGAAGGTGATTTAGGCAAACGACTTGTCCATGGGATTGCAGATTGTTTCAAAAGAGGAGCCAACACAGTCCACTGCATCGGAGGAGACTGTCCCACCCTTGGTCCGACTGAATTCTGCTTGGCAGAGCGTCATCTCACCGAGGGAACTGACCTCGTTTACGGTCCAGCTTTCGACGGAGGCTATTACCTGATCTCCCTGCGAAAACCGGCACACGAGGTTTTCGAAGGAATTCCCTGGAGCAGTGAGCAAACCCTCACCGAGTCTCTCAAAAAAGCGGAACAGCATTCGTATTCTTTTCGCTTACTCCCTGCTCACTCAGACGTCGACGAGCTGACCGACTGGCAAAAACTCCGAGTAGATCCAATCTAGGAAGCTGACTCCATCCACATTTGCGGCGGATGCTTCTTTCCGTTCGGGATA
The sequence above is a segment of the Verrucomicrobiota bacterium genome. Coding sequences within it:
- a CDS encoding NAD(P)-binding domain-containing protein, producing MNPISKYTRWLHSKWPAGTIEKLPLAGEDGETNISGIRVSGDLTGIPLLKFSADTGARAVRAFLKDSGFKPTRDSSDETLDLAIIGGGVSGIAAAREARENGLHFTVFEAQETFSTIRNFPKGKPIFTYPTDMEPTGGMHFRSEVKEALVDELVEQQDEAGIVPVIARIESIKKKGDIFLLNRPEADPLKARAVLIAIGRSGNHRKMNVPGEEKDKVFNRLHDPKEYCEQEVLIVGGGDSAVEAAIALTVCGSNVTLSYRKESLTRPKPENLEKIYALVANPDADVGVDEPGSERVTTSAARWMRGANPAGKLTLRLNTEPTEIRDDSVVLKDRASGDEEAVANDVVFSMIGREPPLDFFRRSGLKVFGDRGVKFWLGLVGVLAFMAFLYHLKAYKTFLGLDNTNLWQIFSSKNWFPFNIPKLGQEGGALHTILHAASTDPGFLFAFTYTAIIVIFGVRRIRRRKTPYVTWQTLTLMAIQVVPLFLLPYVLFPILYQQGVFTSGGVGEWFGMTFLSDGQGGEPNQFWRAFGFILAWPLFIYNIFTEAPIWGWIILGFIQTFVIIPLIIRRWGKGAYCGWICSCGAMAETLGDKHRHKMPHGPKWNKVNMVGQVILAIAFLLLILRIIGWATPWDGFDKAVTGFIDKNELLSYKVLVDLWLAGAIGYGLYFHFSGRVWCRFACPLAALMHIYARFSKFRIFAEKKKCISCNVCTSVCHQGIDIMNFANKGIPMEDPECVRCSACVQSCPTGVLTFGHYDKEMKPVYDLLSASPVRMRED
- a CDS encoding MTAP family purine nucleoside phosphorylase, whose amino-acid sequence is MIAFIVGSGFYELEGFSPVETVTRFGNVRYLTGKIAENPVLLLPRHGSGHTYLPHQINHRANLLALKEAGAERVVSCSVCGVINPDWSLGAPLVAKELFFPENRLGDGTTCTVFQEPAEPGRGHLLAGSFFHSSLSSQIESHFKKSHSNCHIGSYAHANGPRFNSKAEIKALRVAGADFLSQTCGPEAVLANELELPYALAGFSVDYANGVQLDPTPVETLQANLKRAKDAFVDLIQTLSSQPQDYTFENFVYRFD
- a CDS encoding TIGR04282 family arsenosugar biosynthesis glycosyltransferase, translated to MSTASTRTQRPSILAFLKAPVAGTVKTRLAKEIGNEKALEAYRWLVERQLSDLPRDWNLEIHYAPSNSLQLMREWLGSERFYIPQCEGDLGKRLVHGIADCFKRGANTVHCIGGDCPTLGPTEFCLAERHLTEGTDLVYGPAFDGGYYLISLRKPAHEVFEGIPWSSEQTLTESLKKAEQHSYSFRLLPAHSDVDELTDWQKLRVDPI